CAGCCCACGGACCTGCGCATCATCCGCATGCCCTGCTCCGGCCGCCTGGACCCGCTCTTCGTGCTCAAGACCCTCACGGGCGGCGCGGACGGCGTGCTCGTCTCCGGCTGCCACCCGCGCGACTGCCACTACGCCGAGGGCAACTACTACGCCCGGCGACGCCTTGAGGTGCTCAAACGCTTCCTGCCCGTCATCGGCATCGACCCGGGCCGCTTCGAGTACACCTGGGTCTCGGCCTCCGAGGGCCAGCGCTGGCAGCACGTGGTCACGGAGTTCACGGCCCAGGTGCACGCCCTGGGCCCCATCCAGCGCATCGGGAAGCAGGCCCAGGCCAGGGCCTGCTCCTTCGCAACCTCGGGCCTCTTCGCCCGGGTGGAGGACTAGCGCCATGTCCGTCATGGACGAACTCAAGGCCCAGATCGCACGGCGGCTGCCCGATCTGGACCTCGTCATCGGCTGGGGCCGGGGCTACGACGCCCTGCACCGCACCCCCGTGTTCCTCAAGGACGCCAAAGAGCTGGACCAGCTGGTCTTCGACCCCCTGTGCGTGCACAACCTGGCCACCTACCTCACCCGCTTCGGCAAGGGAAAGCGCGTGGGTGTGGTGGTCAAGGGGTGCGACTCGC
The window above is part of the Fundidesulfovibrio magnetotacticus genome. Proteins encoded here:
- a CDS encoding hydrogenase iron-sulfur subunit, which encodes MEKELRIVGFLCNWCSYGGADTAGVGRFIQPTDLRIIRMPCSGRLDPLFVLKTLTGGADGVLVSGCHPRDCHYAEGNYYARRRLEVLKRFLPVIGIDPGRFEYTWVSASEGQRWQHVVTEFTAQVHALGPIQRIGKQAQARACSFATSGLFARVED